The Flammeovirgaceae bacterium genome contains a region encoding:
- a CDS encoding metallophosphoesterase, which produces MVKFMALFFILVVLVLIDLYVYQAVATISKEWTAGWKTFARLGFWFFTALTLLAILWYAYGDPYRYGSQLRNLVLTGIFIVYFSKIFGVLFVFFDDVQRSIRWLVNYFKQDAPSHGGKVIPRSEFLAKAAVITATIPFAAMTYGIISGAHDYRIRRRTIRLPNLPKAFDGIRIGQLSDIHSGSFFSKTSVRGGIEMFLREKPDLIFFTGDLVNNETSEVADYIDLFAKLKAPLGVFSVTGNHDYGDYKSWVSREAKHKNFSDLMEAHRLMGFDLLMNEYRLIRENGEALAIIGIENWGAGRFAKYGKLDEAYRGSEEAPVKLLLSHDPSHWDAQVRPNYPDIDVAFAGHTHGFQFGVEIGDFKWSPSQYVYRQWAGLYQEGNQYLYVNRGFGYIGYPGRVGIPPELTIIELKRA; this is translated from the coding sequence ATGGTAAAGTTCATGGCACTGTTTTTCATTCTGGTTGTTCTGGTGTTGATTGATCTTTACGTCTACCAGGCTGTTGCAACCATCAGCAAGGAGTGGACAGCAGGATGGAAAACTTTTGCAAGGCTCGGTTTCTGGTTTTTTACCGCACTTACCCTGCTGGCCATATTGTGGTATGCCTATGGTGATCCATATAGATATGGATCGCAATTGCGTAACCTGGTACTTACCGGAATTTTTATTGTTTATTTCTCCAAAATCTTCGGGGTACTTTTTGTTTTTTTTGATGATGTTCAACGGAGCATCCGCTGGCTGGTAAACTACTTTAAACAAGACGCCCCATCGCATGGTGGTAAAGTCATCCCACGATCTGAATTTTTAGCCAAGGCAGCAGTTATAACGGCAACCATTCCGTTCGCGGCCATGACCTACGGCATTATTTCAGGTGCCCATGATTACCGCATTCGCAGAAGGACAATTAGGCTGCCCAACCTTCCGAAAGCCTTTGACGGTATTCGCATCGGCCAGCTATCCGATATTCATTCGGGTAGTTTTTTTAGTAAGACATCCGTAAGGGGTGGCATTGAAATGTTTTTGCGCGAGAAGCCTGATTTGATTTTTTTTACCGGTGACCTGGTAAATAACGAAACCAGTGAAGTAGCTGATTACATTGATTTGTTTGCTAAACTAAAAGCCCCGCTGGGTGTATTTTCGGTTACAGGCAATCACGATTATGGCGATTATAAATCGTGGGTGAGCCGGGAGGCCAAGCACAAAAACTTTAGTGATTTGATGGAAGCCCACCGGCTGATGGGATTTGACCTGCTAATGAATGAGTACCGGCTCATCAGGGAAAACGGTGAAGCATTGGCCATTATAGGCATTGAAAACTGGGGAGCCGGCCGGTTTGCCAAGTACGGAAAACTGGATGAGGCCTATCGTGGCAGTGAAGAGGCGCCTGTAAAATTATTGCTTTCGCATGATCCCAGCCATTGGGACGCCCAGGTAAGACCCAACTACCCGGATATCGATGTAGCTTTTGCCGGGCATACTCACGGCTTTCAGTTTGGTGTAGAGATTGGCGACTTCAAATGGAGTCCTTCCCAATATGTGTACAGGCAATGGGCCGGTTTGTATCAAGAAGGTAACCAGTACCTGTATGTGAATCGCGGTTTTGGCTACATTGGTTATCCTGGCAGGGTCGGGATTCCCCCTGAACTCACTATCATTGAATTGAAGCGTGCTTGA
- a CDS encoding DoxX family protein: MSVVTDVEKWGNAHRPGFLDFFRIILGLFITYKGLEFITNMDELEMTASGFNVWFAGATLAHYVVFAHILGGPLIAVGLFTRIVSIINLPVLIGAVVFVNAPKGFLSVGNHMELEISLIVLAGLIIFTIFGAGKYSIDAKRRREMEASQPGT, from the coding sequence ATGAGTGTAGTTACCGATGTTGAAAAATGGGGTAACGCTCACCGCCCCGGCTTTCTTGACTTCTTCCGGATTATTCTCGGCCTGTTTATTACCTACAAGGGCCTTGAGTTTATCACTAATATGGATGAGTTGGAAATGACTGCCTCCGGTTTCAATGTTTGGTTTGCAGGGGCAACGCTGGCTCACTATGTAGTTTTTGCACACATTCTTGGCGGGCCGCTGATTGCTGTTGGGTTGTTTACCCGCATCGTAAGTATTATTAACCTGCCGGTATTGATTGGTGCAGTAGTTTTTGTGAATGCACCCAAAGGCTTTCTGAGCGTGGGCAATCACATGGAGCTTGAAATCTCACTGATTGTGCTGGCCGGGCTTATCATCTTTACCATTTTTGGTGCCGGCAAATATTCCATTGATGCCAAACGCAGGCGCGAGATGGAGGCCTCACAGCCAGGCACCTGA
- a CDS encoding RNA-binding protein has translation MNIYVANIPFKATEAELKGLFEQFGEVSSAKIILDKFTNRSRGFGFVEMADESSAQSAINQLNGADFMGKNLVVNEARPRTDAPRGNRGGGGFRKNFNRDDY, from the coding sequence ATGAACATTTATGTTGCCAACATCCCTTTTAAAGCAACGGAAGCAGAATTGAAGGGACTCTTCGAACAGTTTGGTGAGGTTAGCTCAGCTAAAATCATCCTTGACAAATTTACCAACCGAAGCCGCGGTTTCGGGTTTGTTGAAATGGCCGATGAGTCATCGGCCCAAAGCGCTATTAACCAGTTAAACGGTGCCGATTTTATGGGCAAAAACCTGGTGGTAAACGAGGCCCGTCCGCGTACCGATGCCCCTCGCGGAAACCGGGGTGGCGGTGGATTCAGAAAAAATTTTAATCGGGACGATTATTAG
- a CDS encoding nuclear transport factor 2 family protein, with product MFTFRTQLLLATLLLLNYTLAAAQKKPNDAEIIRNIMQKQQADWNRADIEAFMEGYWKSDSLKFIGRNGITYGWTTTLENYKKGYPTPEAMGQLTFTLLSVEILSPTTAFVIGKWELKRTHDNPGGHFTLLWKKIKGKWVIVADHTS from the coding sequence ATGTTTACTTTCCGAACACAACTTTTACTTGCAACACTTCTGCTTCTGAATTACACCCTCGCAGCCGCACAAAAAAAACCAAATGATGCAGAAATCATCCGAAACATTATGCAAAAACAGCAAGCGGATTGGAACCGGGCCGATATTGAAGCATTTATGGAAGGCTACTGGAAATCCGACAGCCTGAAATTTATCGGAAGGAACGGCATTACCTATGGCTGGACTACCACCCTGGAGAATTACAAGAAGGGGTACCCAACACCCGAGGCCATGGGACAACTTACCTTTACACTCCTATCCGTGGAGATACTTTCGCCAACTACAGCCTTTGTTATTGGAAAATGGGAACTGAAACGCACACATGACAATCCGGGCGGGCATTTTACCTTATTATGGAAAAAAATTAAAGGCAAGTGGGTTATCGTTGCTGACCATACCTCATAA